A genomic window from Vicia villosa cultivar HV-30 ecotype Madison, WI unplaced genomic scaffold, Vvil1.0 scaffold8, whole genome shotgun sequence includes:
- the LOC131643249 gene encoding uncharacterized protein LOC131643249, with translation MSYIAYHVTFLAKKLSGRPGSPVFISMGFRNWKKVRNGKHRSFLKHIRKDPCSPYNNAMKACQDLLNQDGHIRNVIQVQSSSQSMNNRLQLKTSIDIVRWLTLQACAFRGHDETSKSRNQGNFLELLKLLASYNDEIAKVVLENAPQNCKYTSHQTQKELLQILSSRVKKSIREEIGDSKFCIVVDEARDESKKEQMALVLRFVDKVGLIQERFFDVAHVKDTTSLTLKESICDILSRHNLNVSNIRGQGYDGSSNMRGEWNGLQVLFMKDCPYAYYVHCLQLALVTSSREVKPVHKFFEKLVFIVNVVCSSTKHHDELQAARLEEIAYLLEIDEIVTGKGAN, from the coding sequence ATGTCCTATATTGCTTACCATGTTACCTTTTTAGCAAAAAAATTAAGTGGACGTCCCGGATCACCTGTCTTTATTTCTATGGGTTTTAGAAATTGGAAGAAAGTTAGGAATGGAAAACATCGTTCCTTTCTTAAACACATAAGGAAAGATCCTTGCTCACCATATAACAATGCAATGAAGGCTTGTCAAGACTTGTTGAATCAAGATGGTCATATTAGAAATGTTATTCAAGTGCAAAGTTCAAGTCAAAGTATGAATAATCGGTTACAACTCAAGACTTCAATTGACATTGTTCGTTGGTTAACACTACAAGCTTGTGCTTTTAGGGGTCACGATGAAACTAGCAAATCAAGAAATCAAGGTAACTTTCTTGAGTTATTGAAACTTTTAGCATCCTACAATGATGAAATTGCAAAAGTTGTGTTGGAAAATGCTCCACAAAATTGCAAGTATACTTCACATCAAACTCAAAAAGAGCTCTTGCAAATTCTTTCTAGTAGGGTGAAAAAGAGTATTCGTGAGGAAATTGGTGATTCCAAATTTTGTATTGTTGTTGATGAAGCTCGTGATGAGTCAAAAAAGGAACAAATGGCTCTTGTATTAAGATTTGTTGATAAAGTTGGTTTAATACAAGAGAGATTTTTTGATGTGGCGCATGTTAAAGACACAACATCTTTAACTCTTAAGGAATCAATATGTGATATACTTTCTCGACATAACCTTAATGTTTCTAACATTCGTGGCCAAGGGTATGATGGTTCTAGCAATATGAGAGGAGAATGGAATGGTTTACAAGTCCTCTTTATGAAGGATTGTCCTTATGCATACTATGTTCATTGTTTGCAACTTGCATTAGTTACATCATCAAGAGAAGTCAAACCTGTTCATAAATTTTTTGAGAAACTGGTCTTTATTGTGAATGTTGTTTGTTCTTCTACAAAGCATCATGATGAGTTACAAGCTGCCCGGTTAGAAGAAATTGCTTATTTATTAGAGATTGATGAGATTGTAACTGGTAAAGGTGCAAATTAA
- the LOC131643175 gene encoding uncharacterized protein LOC131643175 produces the protein MEATSVYAETFDGSVKDKQVRIHSESIDEIRSIENASIEVVNGSERSSDSERPIDVITRCESGENSYSVTHVSGTKSSSSSSRSSSSESSSDDFYRMDAAELASKSEKSYVDSFESSAKSEKSYVYSSESSTKSEVDDSPPAPTSTYQVYNLACSENGMSPTVSPPIQVMDRSGRIDSARIPSSVFDGNNSGNSPLEWSIASNESLFSIHIGHHSFNRENTFKVGELHVSQESTKPDELNMLNRLPSVTIEEIDTASPSADIEKLEKSDESFKLTPKPSEDQTDIKTLHQSASSISTKSSVTSPSSESGTTGHAFVPLKKRSRPLCFGCNCSWAFCNHNWPTCCQYKWPTCCHTWPSCKCSCGWLLCGYCNGGRVSPILTETTESNSFMKTNTPSPSKHSYNEESETTSSSNSSFWYCFKSEQACDVCSSSSSNCCSWFYCFSCPSCTCKLSCTKCKSCC, from the exons ATGGAAGCTACAAGTGTTTATGCAGAAACATTTGATGGTAGCGTAAAAGATAAGCAGGTAAGAATACATTCCGAAAGTATCGATGAAATTcgaagtattgaaaatgcaagCATTGAGGTAGTAAATGGAAGTGAAAGAAGTAGTGATTCAGAAAGGCCAATAGATGTCATCACTAGATGTGAAAGTGGCGAGAATAGTTATTCTGTGACTCATGTCAGTGGAACCAAAAGCTCGTCTTCGTCGAGTAGAAGCTCTTCGTCAGAGTCATCATCGGATGATTTCTATCGGATGGATGCGGCTGAACTTGCATCAAAATCTGAGAAAAGTTATGTTGATAGTTTTGAGAGCTCTGCGAAATCTGAGAAAAGTTATGTTTATAGTAGCGAGAGCTCTACGAAATCTGAGGTTGATGATAGCCCTCCAGCTCCAACATCAACATATCAAGTTTACAATTTGGCTTGTAGCGAAAACGGTATGTCACCAACTGTAAGCCCTCCTATCCAAGTGATGGATCGATCGGGGAGAATTGATTCTGCCAGGATTCCGTCTTCGGTGTTTGATGGAAATAATAGTGGTAATAGTCCATTGGAATGGAGTATTGCTTCTAATGAATCATTGTTTAGTATTCATATAGGCCACCATAGTTTTAACAGAGAGAATACCTTTAAGGTTGGTGAATTACACGTGTCACAAGAATCGACGAAACCTGATGAGTTAAATATGCTTAACCGACTTCCATCAGTTACTATAGAGGAGATAGACACTGCCAGCCCAAGTGCCGACATAGAGAAGCTGGAAAAGTCTGACGAATCTTTCAAGCTCACCCCAAAGCCAAGTGAAGACCAAACTGACATAAAGACTCTTCATCAATCTGCAAGCAGCATTTCTACTAAGTCAAGTGTGACGAGTCCCTCCAGCGAAAGTGGAACCACGGGACACGCTTTTGTCCCATT AAAGAAGCGTTCACGGCCTTTGTGCTTCGGTTGTAACTGTAGTTGGGCGTTCTGCAACCATAATTGGCCGACATGCTGCCAGTACAAATGGCCCACCTGCTGCCACACATGGCCAAGTTGCAAGTGTTCATGTGGTTGGTTGTTATGCGGTTATTGCAACGGTGGCCGTGTCTCCCCTAT TTTGACTGAAACAACAGAGAGTAATAGTTTTATGAAGACAAATACTCCTAGTCCTAGCAAGCATTCATATAATGAAGAATCAGAAACAACAAGCAGCTCCAATTCCAGTTTCTGGTATTGTTtcaaatctgaacaagcatgtgatGTTTGTTCCAGCTCAAGTTCTAATTGTTGCAGTTGGTTCTATTGTTTTTCTTGTCCTTCTTGTACATGTAAGCTTTCTTGCACAAAGTGCAAAAGTTGTTGTTAA